In a single window of the Desulfocurvus vexinensis DSM 17965 genome:
- the sctT gene encoding type III secretion system export apparatus subunit SctT, producing the protein MAGLAQFLADVGMENLLTATTLGLPRIVALFTVVPFLGGGVVTGALRMTLALPLAAFLFPLLPTFTQVSAGRTPDETTLFIIALMAKEIFIGLALGYLVSILFWAVESAGFFIDNQRGGSSAQMSDPMSQDQTSPTGSLLFQAMVFLFYTSGGFVAFLGMLFSTYALWPVGELLPWPDNLAFPMLFAGQFGVLFLYVVLLSAPLVIVCFLSDFCLGLINRFAQQLNVFVLSMGVKSAITAVLLFLYFFPLCYILLELMAHIPTLHLTLDKAFGQPFARLLPGV; encoded by the coding sequence GTGGCCGGGCTTGCGCAATTCCTGGCCGACGTGGGCATGGAAAACCTGCTCACGGCCACCACCCTGGGCCTGCCGCGCATCGTGGCCCTGTTCACCGTGGTGCCCTTCCTGGGCGGCGGCGTGGTCACCGGCGCCCTGCGCATGACCCTGGCCCTGCCCCTGGCCGCGTTCCTCTTCCCGCTGCTGCCCACCTTCACCCAGGTCAGCGCCGGGCGCACCCCCGACGAGACGACCCTGTTCATCATCGCCCTGATGGCCAAGGAAATCTTCATCGGCCTGGCCCTGGGCTACCTGGTGAGCATCCTGTTCTGGGCCGTGGAGTCGGCGGGGTTCTTCATCGACAACCAGCGCGGCGGCTCCTCGGCCCAGATGAGCGACCCCATGTCGCAGGACCAGACCTCGCCCACGGGCTCGCTGCTCTTCCAGGCCATGGTCTTCCTCTTCTACACCAGCGGCGGGTTCGTCGCCTTCCTGGGCATGCTCTTCAGCACCTACGCCCTGTGGCCGGTGGGCGAGCTGCTGCCCTGGCCGGACAATCTCGCCTTCCCCATGCTCTTCGCCGGGCAGTTCGGGGTGCTGTTCCTCTATGTGGTGCTGCTCTCCGCGCCGCTGGTCATCGTCTGCTTTCTGAGCGACTTCTGCCTGGGGCTCATCAACCGCTTCGCCCAGCAGCTCAACGTGTTCGTGCTCTCCATGGGCGTGAAAAGCGCCATCACCGCCGTGCTGCTGTTCCTGTACTTCTTCCCCCTGTGCTACATCCTGCTGGAACTCATGGCCCACATCCCCACCCTGCACCTGACCCTGGACAAGGCCTTCGGCCAGCCCTTCGCCCGGCTGCTGCCCGGCGTGTGA
- the sctS gene encoding type III secretion system export apparatus subunit SctS, with translation MDQSALNYTSRALYLVLMLSLPPIVVGSIVGLLLSLIQAVTQLQEQTLSFGVKLIAVSLTILVMAGWFGGELLAYGNEIFSNFNRIIG, from the coding sequence ATGGACCAGTCCGCGCTGAACTACACGTCCCGGGCCCTGTACCTCGTGCTGATGCTCTCCCTGCCGCCCATCGTGGTCGGCTCCATCGTCGGGCTGCTGCTGAGCCTCATCCAGGCCGTGACCCAGCTCCAGGAGCAGACCCTGAGCTTCGGGGTCAAGCTCATCGCCGTGTCCCTGACCATCCTGGTCATGGCCGGGTGGTTCGGCGGCGAGCTCCTGGCCTACGGCAACGAGATCTTCAGCAACTTCAACCGCATCATCGGCTAG
- the sctV gene encoding type III secretion system export apparatus subunit SctV: MSFARTAQRAVDFLTRNNDLTLAAFLVAIIGLMIIPMPTPLVDTLLALNLGISFIVLMMAMYVGTALDFSVFPTVLLFTTLFRLALNITTTRLILLQGDAGQIIETFGTFVVEGNFVVGAVVFLIITIVQFLVIAKGSERVAEVGARFSLDAMPGKQMSIDADLRAGAIDQGEAQRRRDRLAQESQMYGAMDGAMKFVKGDSIAGMIITVVNIIGGITIGITQMGMKAGDALQKYGVLTIGDGLVSQIPSLLISIGAGVLITRTTGDESEHLGSQMGEQIFDQPKALLIAGGLLFLAALIPGFPKPQMMTLALLISGVGFVLGRVGSMPVAIDQGQELQKTLAPTVSPRKRKQRQVRDEFAPTVPLLLDVAADLGGSLRFEDLNDEIITLRRVLYYDLGVPFPGITIRPSETMPSYSYTLLLHEIPVTQGRLVPGKVIARESEKTLQMLGVEVERSEDFLPDVPSVWVPESAVTKLEQAGFSTMAHSRILTYHASVVLARNASEFLGLQETKYLMDKMEEQYPELVREAARLLPVQKTGEVLQRLVQESVSIRNLRAIFEAIVEWAPKEKDIVQLTEYVRSALRRQISFKYTGGTNLLAVVLLDPAVEEEIRKSIRQTSAGAFLALDPEKAKAIITGLGKAVGDYSKRRQLPVVLASMDIRRYLRKLIEKDFYDLAVVSYQELTPEVSVHPIGRIRF, encoded by the coding sequence ATGAGTTTCGCCCGGACGGCCCAACGCGCGGTGGACTTCCTGACCCGCAACAACGACCTGACCCTGGCCGCCTTCCTGGTGGCCATCATCGGGCTGATGATCATCCCCATGCCCACCCCCCTGGTGGACACCCTGCTGGCCCTCAACCTCGGCATCTCGTTCATCGTGCTCATGATGGCCATGTACGTGGGCACGGCCCTGGACTTCTCGGTCTTCCCCACGGTGCTGCTGTTCACCACCCTGTTCCGCCTGGCGCTGAACATCACCACCACCCGGCTGATCCTGCTCCAGGGCGACGCGGGCCAGATCATCGAGACCTTCGGCACCTTCGTGGTCGAGGGCAACTTCGTGGTCGGCGCCGTGGTCTTTCTGATCATCACCATCGTGCAGTTCCTGGTCATCGCCAAGGGCTCGGAGCGCGTGGCCGAGGTGGGCGCGCGCTTCTCGCTGGATGCCATGCCCGGCAAGCAGATGAGCATCGACGCCGACCTGCGCGCCGGGGCCATCGACCAGGGCGAGGCCCAGCGCAGGCGCGACCGCCTGGCCCAGGAAAGCCAGATGTACGGCGCCATGGACGGCGCCATGAAGTTCGTCAAGGGCGACAGCATCGCGGGCATGATCATCACCGTGGTCAACATCATCGGCGGCATCACCATCGGCATCACCCAGATGGGCATGAAGGCCGGCGACGCCCTGCAGAAGTACGGCGTGCTGACCATCGGCGACGGCCTGGTCTCGCAGATCCCCTCGCTGCTCATCTCCATCGGCGCGGGCGTGCTCATCACCCGCACCACCGGCGACGAGTCCGAACACCTGGGCAGCCAGATGGGCGAGCAGATCTTCGACCAGCCCAAGGCCCTGCTCATCGCGGGCGGGCTGCTCTTCCTGGCCGCGCTCATCCCCGGCTTCCCCAAGCCGCAGATGATGACCCTGGCGCTGCTCATCAGCGGGGTGGGCTTCGTGCTGGGCCGCGTGGGCTCCATGCCCGTGGCCATCGACCAGGGCCAGGAGCTGCAAAAGACCCTGGCGCCCACCGTCAGCCCGCGCAAGCGCAAGCAGCGCCAGGTGCGCGACGAATTCGCGCCCACGGTGCCGCTGCTGCTCGACGTGGCTGCCGACCTGGGCGGGTCCTTGCGCTTCGAAGACCTGAACGACGAGATCATCACCCTGCGCCGGGTGCTCTACTACGACCTGGGCGTGCCTTTCCCGGGCATCACCATCCGCCCCAGCGAAACCATGCCCTCGTACTCCTACACCCTGCTGCTGCACGAGATCCCCGTGACCCAGGGCCGCCTGGTGCCCGGCAAGGTCATCGCCCGCGAAAGCGAGAAGACCCTGCAGATGCTCGGGGTGGAGGTGGAGCGCAGCGAGGACTTCCTGCCCGACGTGCCCTCGGTGTGGGTGCCCGAGTCCGCCGTGACCAAGCTGGAGCAGGCCGGGTTCTCCACCATGGCCCACTCGCGCATCCTGACCTACCACGCCTCGGTGGTGCTGGCGCGCAACGCCTCGGAATTCCTGGGCCTGCAGGAAACCAAGTACCTCATGGACAAGATGGAGGAGCAGTACCCCGAGCTGGTGCGCGAGGCCGCGCGCCTGCTCCCGGTGCAGAAAACCGGCGAGGTGCTCCAGCGCCTGGTGCAGGAAAGCGTCTCCATCCGCAACCTGCGAGCCATCTTCGAGGCCATCGTGGAATGGGCGCCCAAGGAGAAGGACATCGTCCAGCTCACCGAGTACGTGCGCTCGGCCCTGCGCCGCCAGATCAGCTTCAAATACACCGGCGGAACGAACCTGCTGGCCGTGGTGCTCCTGGACCCCGCCGTGGAAGAGGAAATCCGCAAGTCCATCCGCCAGACCTCGGCGGGCGCCTTCCTGGCCCTGGACCCCGAAAAGGCCAAGGCCATCATCACCGGGCTGGGCAAGGCTGTGGGCGACTACAGCAAGCGCAGGCAGCTGCCCGTGGTCCTGGCCTCCATGGACATCCGCCGCTACCTGCGCAAGCTCATCGAGAAGGATTTCTACGACCTGGCCGTGGTCTCCTACCAGGAGCTGACCCCGGAGGTTTCCGTGCACCCCATCGGCCGCATCCGCTTCTAG
- a CDS encoding CesT family type III secretion system chaperone translates to MHIRKAVDDLGRQLGLDGLELDANGLCTLNVGEGGSLFLERHGEALLVSLARRVAGHVPEALARGLALCHESAQPRHGLRVGLLRDNVLVACARLERHHLAAGHLAQTVPYLFETLDKTGA, encoded by the coding sequence ATGCACATTCGCAAGGCGGTGGACGACCTGGGCAGGCAGCTCGGCCTGGACGGCCTGGAGCTGGACGCCAACGGGCTGTGCACCCTGAACGTGGGCGAGGGCGGCTCCCTGTTCCTGGAGCGCCACGGCGAGGCCCTGCTGGTCAGCCTGGCGCGGCGCGTGGCAGGGCACGTGCCCGAGGCCCTGGCCCGGGGCCTGGCCCTGTGCCACGAGAGCGCCCAGCCGCGCCACGGCCTGCGCGTGGGGCTCTTGCGCGACAACGTGCTGGTGGCCTGCGCGCGCCTGGAGCGCCACCACCTGGCCGCCGGGCACCTGGCCCAGACCGTGCCGTACCTTTTCGAAACCCTGGACAAGACCGGAGCGTAG
- the sctW gene encoding type III secretion system gatekeeper subunit SctW, whose translation MAMDISQIAGMIRQDAPGLAVPQDGPKGSLLGQVVSKADAMSLVANAAEEAGFAKSEREETRLEARKLRPRGPDVDRVEQIQKYLEIMDKQGKRQHLDAFIAALRNASNLDPRTALATAKQFFSDPGDMATALFSAGKELGMEEVFSEAQAQLEDEYGMQVQTRLAAGIRAAEFGGLGSPEALKDLYAGAVLDATSPVDIFERIVADFGDTHVDEAMDFLTKTLGDTMSATTSQTDKALLESVAGDLEAVRLLRGLHGSCKGLLDRLHTAQGIRPQLSSTELLKEMLALRDTPFVGAFDMENLASRLGVDDLEQRILFFQDLQQTARALPVNLFRDEGGRLGIIDAVQMALDDAIAAEAKLYED comes from the coding sequence ATGGCCATGGACATCAGCCAGATCGCGGGAATGATCCGCCAGGACGCGCCGGGGCTGGCCGTGCCCCAGGACGGGCCCAAGGGCTCGCTCCTGGGCCAGGTCGTGTCCAAGGCCGATGCCATGTCGCTGGTGGCCAACGCCGCCGAGGAAGCCGGGTTCGCCAAGTCCGAGCGCGAGGAAACGCGCCTGGAGGCCCGCAAGCTCAGGCCCCGGGGGCCCGACGTGGACCGCGTGGAGCAGATCCAGAAGTACCTGGAGATCATGGACAAGCAGGGCAAGCGCCAGCACCTGGACGCCTTCATCGCCGCCCTGCGCAACGCCTCCAACCTCGACCCGCGCACCGCCCTGGCCACGGCCAAGCAGTTCTTCTCCGATCCCGGCGACATGGCCACGGCCCTGTTCTCCGCCGGGAAGGAGCTGGGCATGGAGGAGGTCTTCTCCGAGGCCCAGGCCCAGCTCGAAGACGAATACGGGATGCAGGTCCAGACCCGGCTGGCCGCCGGAATCCGCGCCGCGGAGTTCGGCGGCCTGGGCTCGCCCGAGGCCCTCAAGGACCTCTACGCCGGGGCCGTGCTCGACGCCACCTCGCCGGTGGACATCTTCGAGCGCATCGTGGCCGACTTCGGCGACACGCACGTGGACGAGGCCATGGACTTCCTGACCAAGACCCTGGGCGACACCATGAGCGCCACCACCTCGCAGACCGACAAGGCCCTGCTGGAAAGCGTGGCGGGCGACCTGGAGGCTGTGCGCCTGCTGCGCGGGCTGCACGGCAGCTGCAAGGGCCTGCTGGACCGGCTGCACACGGCCCAGGGCATCCGGCCCCAGCTCTCGTCCACCGAGCTGCTCAAGGAGATGCTCGCCCTGCGCGACACGCCCTTCGTCGGCGCCTTCGACATGGAAAACCTGGCCTCGCGCCTGGGCGTGGACGACCTGGAACAGCGCATCCTCTTTTTCCAGGATCTCCAGCAGACGGCCCGCGCCCTGCCCGTGAACCTCTTCCGCGACGAAGGCGGGCGGCTGGGCATCATCGACGCCGTCCAGATGGCCCTGGACGACGCAATCGCCGCCGAGGCGAAACTGTACGAGGACTAG
- the sctR gene encoding type III secretion system export apparatus subunit SctR, translating into MEQFNPVTLIFIMVTIGIAPFAIMMITSYVKIVVVISLVRNALGVQQIPPAAALNGLAIVLSVFIMAPTAMQTRDLLMAQTLPPNASPGQLMEVVGNASGPMQSFLFRNTEKRIRTLFVRTAHQVWPEDQQGNIREDNFLILIPSFTISELTKAFQIGFLLYLPFVAIDLIISNILLAMGMMMVSPMTISLPFKLLLFVTLDGWLKICQGLLLSYM; encoded by the coding sequence ATGGAGCAATTCAATCCGGTCACGCTGATCTTCATCATGGTCACCATCGGCATTGCGCCGTTCGCGATCATGATGATCACCTCCTACGTGAAGATCGTGGTGGTCATCTCGCTGGTGCGCAACGCCCTGGGCGTGCAGCAGATTCCTCCGGCGGCGGCCCTCAACGGGCTGGCCATCGTGCTCAGCGTGTTCATCATGGCCCCCACGGCCATGCAGACCCGCGACCTGCTCATGGCCCAGACCCTGCCGCCCAACGCCTCGCCCGGGCAGCTCATGGAGGTGGTGGGCAACGCCTCGGGGCCCATGCAGTCGTTCCTGTTCCGCAACACGGAAAAGCGCATCCGCACCCTGTTCGTGCGCACGGCGCACCAGGTCTGGCCAGAGGACCAGCAGGGCAACATCCGCGAGGACAACTTCCTGATCCTCATCCCGTCCTTCACCATCTCCGAGCTGACCAAGGCCTTCCAGATCGGCTTCCTGCTCTACCTGCCGTTCGTGGCCATCGACCTGATCATCTCCAACATCCTGCTGGCCATGGGCATGATGATGGTCTCGCCCATGACCATTTCGCTGCCGTTCAAGCTGCTGCTGTTCGTGACCCTGGACGGGTGGCTCAAGATCTGCCAGGGGCTGCTGCTCAGCTACATGTAG
- the sctQ gene encoding type III secretion system cytoplasmic ring protein SctQ, with protein sequence MEQAVAYRPPALPARECRLLDALAGRLAGFDLDIGGAPWHVEPQARSCAPGAAPVLAARAGEAVWRLALGPTQALLDALGLPDDIDREALPEAVLWGVAEARLGGLLALLEALTGQPARPCAPQEAPEGPACCLEFTASGPGGQALRGWVLVPLDEPTLAALERALAARPRPPRDLGSLPVDLSIEAGRMTLTLAELRGAAPGDVLLPEQWHPASGFVHLFAAPLRVRAPWPDDPGQPWTIVKQSESSMSQADKTAEKAAPAQADAPKGGLGAMEIDVVFEIGRMRMTLDELKALGPGLTLPLPKALGPEVPVAILGNGRRLGTGRIVSVGETLGVQLTELDGHSS encoded by the coding sequence GTGGAGCAAGCCGTCGCCTATCGCCCGCCCGCGCTGCCCGCGCGCGAGTGCCGCCTGCTGGACGCCCTGGCCGGGCGGCTGGCCGGGTTCGACCTGGACATCGGCGGCGCGCCCTGGCACGTGGAGCCCCAGGCCCGCTCCTGCGCGCCGGGGGCGGCCCCCGTCCTGGCGGCGCGCGCGGGCGAGGCCGTGTGGCGCCTGGCCCTGGGGCCCACCCAGGCCCTGCTGGACGCCCTGGGCCTGCCCGACGACATCGACCGCGAGGCCCTGCCCGAGGCCGTGCTCTGGGGCGTGGCCGAGGCGCGCCTTGGCGGGCTGCTGGCGCTGCTGGAGGCCCTGACCGGGCAGCCCGCGCGCCCGTGCGCCCCGCAGGAGGCCCCCGAGGGCCCGGCCTGCTGCCTGGAATTCACGGCCAGCGGGCCCGGCGGCCAGGCCCTGCGCGGCTGGGTGCTGGTGCCCCTGGACGAGCCGACCCTGGCCGCCCTGGAGCGCGCCCTGGCCGCCCGGCCCCGCCCGCCCCGCGACCTGGGCAGCCTGCCTGTGGACCTGTCCATTGAGGCCGGGCGCATGACCCTGACCCTGGCCGAGCTGCGCGGCGCCGCCCCCGGCGACGTGCTGCTGCCCGAGCAGTGGCACCCGGCTTCGGGGTTCGTGCATCTTTTCGCCGCGCCCCTGCGGGTGCGCGCGCCCTGGCCGGATGACCCCGGCCAGCCCTGGACCATCGTCAAGCAAAGCGAGTCGAGCATGAGCCAAGCGGACAAGACGGCGGAGAAGGCGGCCCCGGCCCAGGCCGACGCCCCCAAGGGCGGCCTGGGAGCCATGGAGATCGACGTGGTCTTCGAGATCGGGCGGATGCGCATGACCCTGGACGAGCTCAAGGCCCTGGGCCCGGGGCTGACCCTGCCCCTGCCCAAAGCCCTGGGGCCCGAGGTGCCCGTGGCCATCCTGGGCAACGGCCGCAGGCTGGGCACCGGGCGCATCGTCAGCGTGGGCGAGACCCTGGGCGTGCAACTCACCGAGCTGGACGGACACTCGTCCTAG
- a CDS encoding type III secretion HpaP family protein, with the protein MSGVKPVDGAPPQPGSQGPGPTADPADVHAMRAAMAGPVQSPGLSSLFSLQGRAAAQAGAEQHADAPGHAGGAGNADADAGGTGGEGAHDETGAEELAALVAERVLVTDKDFSDDDEVRIYLRQSVLADTQVHLRRTPGGVEVRVLTGDAASHAVLVEAKDALGRRLQAACQGHVLLEIVFMRKE; encoded by the coding sequence GTGAGCGGGGTCAAGCCCGTGGACGGCGCTCCGCCCCAGCCCGGGTCCCAGGGCCCCGGCCCCACGGCGGACCCCGCCGACGTGCACGCCATGCGCGCGGCCATGGCCGGGCCGGTGCAGAGCCCGGGGCTGTCGAGCCTGTTCTCGCTCCAGGGCCGGGCGGCGGCCCAGGCCGGGGCGGAGCAGCACGCCGACGCCCCCGGCCACGCGGGCGGCGCGGGCAACGCGGACGCCGACGCCGGGGGCACAGGGGGCGAGGGGGCGCACGACGAAACCGGCGCCGAAGAGCTGGCCGCCCTGGTGGCCGAGCGGGTGCTGGTCACGGACAAGGACTTTTCCGACGACGACGAGGTGCGCATCTACCTGCGCCAGAGCGTGCTGGCCGACACCCAGGTCCACCTGCGGCGCACGCCCGGCGGGGTCGAGGTCCGGGTGCTCACGGGCGACGCGGCCTCCCACGCCGTGCTCGTCGAAGCCAAGGACGCCCTGGGCCGCCGCCTCCAGGCGGCCTGCCAGGGCCATGTGCTGCTGGAAATCGTTTTCATGCGCAAGGAATGA
- the sctO gene encoding type III secretion system stalk subunit SctO, with amino-acid sequence MSYPLAVLLRVRTLRQDKALAALAAAEARLAEARRELREARRRHEEFLVWLAEEEERRYAAIMGRDMTLDDVDEFKRGLCAIRGREAAFLEGILRARKHVEDCEQAMARARARLLEAQRATLKIEEHRSRWQVLAHKEAERKEEVELEDFTPAPFQGLALQEARP; translated from the coding sequence GTGAGCTACCCCCTGGCCGTGCTGCTGCGCGTGCGCACCCTGCGCCAGGACAAGGCCCTGGCCGCGCTGGCCGCCGCCGAGGCGCGGCTGGCCGAGGCCCGGCGCGAGCTGCGCGAGGCCAGGCGGCGGCACGAGGAGTTCCTCGTCTGGCTGGCCGAGGAGGAGGAGCGGCGCTACGCGGCCATCATGGGCCGCGACATGACCCTGGACGACGTGGACGAATTCAAGCGCGGGCTGTGCGCCATCCGGGGCCGCGAGGCGGCCTTCCTGGAAGGCATCCTGCGCGCCCGCAAGCACGTCGAGGACTGCGAGCAGGCCATGGCCCGGGCCCGGGCCCGGCTGCTCGAAGCCCAGCGCGCGACCCTCAAGATCGAGGAGCACCGCTCGCGCTGGCAGGTGCTGGCCCACAAGGAGGCCGAGCGCAAGGAAGAGGTCGAGCTGGAGGACTTCACCCCCGCGCCCTTCCAGGGGCTGGCCCTTCAGGAGGCCAGGCCGTGA
- the sctN gene encoding type III secretion system ATPase SctN, with protein sequence MSTFDYITTLLEKALIDANTVEVRGRVEQVVGTIIRATVPGVKVGELCILRNPWEDWELKAEVVGFSKQVALLTPLGELQGISPATEVYPTGEIHSVPVGDDLLGRVLNGLGEPIDGGPPLRPRAFYPVYADPPNPMERRIIDKPISLGLRVLDGMLTCGEGQRMGIFAAAGGGKSTLLSCIIKGTDADVCVLALIGERGREVREFLEHDLGPEGRKRAVVVVSTSDRSSMERLKAAYSATAIAEYFRAQGKRVLMLMDSVTRFGRALREIGLAAGEPPTRRGFPPSVFSSLPKLMERAGNSDRGSITALYTVLVEGDDMTEPIADETRSILDGHIVLSRKLAAANHYPAIDVQASVSRVMNSIISKEHKTAAQKVRKVLAKYSELEILVQIGEYEKGSDKEADDALARIDSVNRFLRQGMDETSTFEQTVAALAEVAR encoded by the coding sequence ATGTCCACCTTCGACTACATCACCACCCTGCTGGAAAAAGCCCTGATCGACGCCAACACCGTCGAGGTCCGCGGCCGCGTGGAGCAGGTGGTGGGCACCATCATCCGGGCCACGGTGCCCGGGGTCAAGGTCGGCGAGCTGTGCATCCTGCGCAACCCGTGGGAGGACTGGGAGCTCAAGGCCGAGGTGGTGGGCTTCAGCAAGCAGGTGGCCCTGCTCACGCCCCTGGGCGAGCTGCAGGGCATCTCCCCGGCCACGGAGGTCTACCCCACCGGGGAGATCCATTCCGTGCCCGTGGGCGACGACCTGCTGGGCCGCGTGCTCAACGGCCTGGGCGAGCCCATCGACGGCGGCCCGCCCCTGCGGCCCCGCGCCTTCTACCCCGTGTACGCCGACCCGCCCAACCCCATGGAGCGCCGGATCATCGACAAGCCCATCTCCCTGGGCCTGCGCGTGCTCGACGGCATGCTCACCTGCGGCGAAGGCCAGCGCATGGGCATCTTCGCGGCGGCGGGCGGCGGCAAGAGCACGCTGCTGTCGTGCATCATCAAGGGCACCGACGCCGACGTGTGCGTGCTGGCGCTCATCGGCGAACGCGGCCGCGAGGTGCGCGAATTTCTGGAGCACGACCTGGGCCCCGAGGGCCGCAAGCGCGCCGTGGTGGTGGTCTCCACCTCCGACCGCTCGTCCATGGAACGGCTCAAGGCGGCCTACTCGGCCACGGCCATCGCCGAATATTTCCGCGCCCAGGGCAAGCGCGTGCTCATGCTCATGGACTCGGTGACCCGCTTCGGCCGCGCCCTGCGCGAGATCGGCCTGGCCGCCGGCGAGCCGCCCACGCGGCGCGGCTTCCCGCCCTCGGTGTTCTCCAGCCTGCCCAAGCTCATGGAGCGCGCGGGCAACTCCGACCGCGGCTCCATCACCGCGCTGTACACCGTGCTGGTGGAAGGCGACGACATGACCGAGCCCATCGCCGACGAAACGCGCTCCATCCTCGACGGGCACATCGTGCTCTCGCGCAAGCTGGCGGCCGCCAACCACTATCCGGCCATCGACGTGCAGGCCAGCGTCAGCCGCGTGATGAACTCCATCATCTCCAAGGAGCACAAGACCGCCGCCCAGAAGGTGCGCAAGGTGCTGGCCAAGTACAGCGAGCTGGAGATCCTGGTCCAAATCGGCGAGTACGAGAAGGGCTCGGACAAGGAAGCCGACGACGCCCTGGCGCGCATCGACTCCGTGAACCGCTTCCTGCGCCAGGGCATGGACGAGACCAGCACCTTCGAGCAGACCGTGGCCGCCCTGGCGGAGGTGGCCCGGTGA
- a CDS encoding HrpE/YscL family type III secretion apparatus protein, which produces MFLLKKQAFEPAPGTRIVKAGDYARMVEANALLEEARAIYERITAEAHEVFEARRAQGYEQGLEEGRLEHAEKIFEVAAQSLDFFENLERSVVKIVTDALERIVGEMDDKDLILRVVKSGMAIARNERRVVVRVCPEQAPAVEAANSELLRHFAGIRLLDVVADSRLKKNDCLVESEMGVVDAGLETQLAALKRVMEKRIAR; this is translated from the coding sequence GTGTTTCTTCTGAAAAAGCAGGCCTTCGAGCCCGCCCCCGGCACCCGGATCGTCAAGGCCGGGGACTACGCGCGCATGGTCGAGGCCAACGCGCTGCTCGAGGAGGCCCGCGCGATCTACGAGCGCATCACCGCCGAGGCCCACGAGGTCTTCGAGGCCCGCCGGGCCCAGGGCTACGAGCAGGGCCTGGAGGAAGGCCGCCTGGAGCACGCCGAGAAGATCTTCGAGGTCGCCGCCCAGTCCCTGGATTTCTTCGAGAACCTGGAGCGCTCGGTGGTCAAGATCGTCACCGACGCCCTGGAACGCATCGTGGGCGAGATGGACGACAAGGACCTCATCCTGCGCGTGGTCAAGAGCGGCATGGCCATCGCGCGCAACGAGCGGCGCGTGGTGGTGCGCGTGTGCCCCGAGCAGGCCCCGGCGGTGGAGGCGGCCAACTCCGAGCTGCTGCGCCATTTCGCGGGCATCCGCCTGCTGGACGTGGTGGCCGACTCGCGGCTGAAGAAGAACGACTGCCTGGTGGAAAGCGAAATGGGCGTGGTGGACGCCGGACTGGAAACGCAACTCGCGGCCCTCAAGCGGGTCATGGAAAAGCGCATCGCGCGCTAG
- a CDS encoding sulfate adenylyltransferase produces the protein MADPARMSGADTERGFYRELAATRPELLGAIWRFNSPGATGAPGAPDAADAAGAPGAPGAVAPAVAALLAASPRGRGVLARLAAPAAGFWAFEEESRRLALLDAPTLEALALHFGAAVNARALAAVVVRKDAEALTAALGRELVDYARGRGGFQLGEVRAPFLARHGDLPLAERVRLHGREALALCAGRWPEALRGLAARRFPGLLDGQVPAPEHDRAQARLVWFGLKKLLTKEVAPWWAPCFF, from the coding sequence ATGGCTGATCCGGCCCGGATGTCCGGGGCCGACACCGAGCGCGGCTTCTACCGCGAGCTGGCCGCCACGCGCCCCGAGCTGCTCGGGGCCATCTGGCGTTTCAACTCCCCGGGCGCCACGGGAGCCCCAGGCGCGCCGGACGCGGCGGACGCGGCGGGTGCCCCTGGCGCGCCCGGGGCCGTGGCGCCAGCCGTGGCCGCCCTGCTGGCGGCCAGCCCCCGGGGGCGCGGCGTGCTGGCCCGGCTGGCCGCCCCGGCGGCGGGCTTCTGGGCCTTCGAGGAGGAATCGCGGCGCCTGGCGCTGCTCGATGCGCCGACCCTGGAGGCCCTGGCCCTGCATTTCGGGGCGGCGGTCAACGCCCGGGCCTTGGCGGCGGTGGTCGTCCGCAAGGACGCCGAGGCCCTCACGGCGGCCCTGGGCCGGGAGCTTGTGGACTACGCCCGGGGCCGGGGCGGCTTCCAGCTGGGCGAGGTCCGCGCCCCGTTCCTGGCCCGCCATGGCGACCTGCCCCTGGCCGAGCGGGTGCGCCTGCATGGCCGCGAGGCCCTGGCCCTGTGCGCCGGGCGCTGGCCCGAGGCCCTGCGCGGGCTGGCCGCGCGGCGCTTCCCGGGGCTTCTGGACGGCCAAGTGCCCGCCCCGGAGCACGACCGCGCCCAGGCGCGGCTGGTCTGGTTCGGCCTGAAGAAGTTGCTGACCAAGGAGGTCGCACCGTGGTGGGCTCCGTGTTTCTTCTGA